The Bacillus sp. Bos-x628 genome segment TCCTTCGGTCAGATCATTTTATAATAGAATCTCAAGAGAATATTAGGAAAAATGCTCAGAAAATCTCAGAAAATGTCGTAAAGTAAACTATTATAAATAAAGGAAATGTGAAAATCAAACAGAATTATTTAACAACTGCTCTTTTTATGACGAAAAATGAAAGCAATGGGGTGTAACGGATGAATGAGAAAATTTTAATTGTCGACGATCAGTACGGTATTAGAATATTGCTGAATGAAGTGTTTCATAAAGAAGGCTATCAAACTTTCCAAGCAGCGAATGGACTTCAGGCGTTAGATATTGTGAAAAACCATAGACCGAACCTCGTCCTGCTTGATATGAAAATACCCGGAATGGATGGAATTGAGATTTTAAAACGCATGAAATTAATTGATGAAGATATTCGCGTCATCATTATGACAGCGTATGGTGAACTGGACATGATCCAAGAGTCAAAAGAACTTGGCGCACTTACTCATTTTGCAAAACCATTTGATATTGATGAAATCAGAGATGCTGTAAAAGAATATTTGCCGCTTGAAACAAATGGTTAGATGGAAATGATTGAATCGATTCATTCTGTTGCCGATTTGTCGAATAATTGGTATTCTAGATAAGAAGAAGAAAGCGATCTAAGTGTACATATGACGAGAAATTCTGGTCATGCTAGGGTGGAGAGCTTTTTTTAGTAAGCAAATTAGCTACATAGGGAGGATTTTTCATCATGCCTTTAGTTTCAATGACAGAAATGTTGAAAGATGCAAAAGAAAAAGGTTATGCTGTCGGACAGTTTAACTTAAATAACTTAGAATTTACGCAAGCGATTTTACAAGCTGCTGAAGCTGAGAAGTCTCCAGTCATCTTAGGAGTATCAGAAGGAGCAGGACGCTACATGGGTGGCTTCAAAACAGTTGTCGCTATGGTGAAAGCGTTAATTGAAGAATATAATGTAACAGTTCCTGTTGCGATTCATTTAGATCACGGTTCAAGCTTTGAATCTTGTGCGAAAGCGATCCATGCAGGATTTACTTCTGTTATGATTGATGCTTCACACCATCCATTTGAAGAGAATGTGGAAATAACTGCAAAAGTAGTAGAACTTGCACATATCCACGGTGTATCTGTAGAAGCTGAGCTTGGAACTGTTGGCGGACAAGAAGATGACGTGATCGCTGATGGTGTTATTTATGCTGATCCAAAAGAATGTCAAGAGCTTGTAGAACGTACTGGCATTGACTGTCTTGCGCCTGCACTAGGCTCTGTGCATGGTCCATACAAAGGTGAACCAAACCTTGGTTTCGCTGAAATGGAAGAAATTGGAAAAACAACTGGTCTTCCGCTTGTTCTTCATGGCGGAACAGGCATCCCAACTGCTGATATCAAGCGTGCAATCTCACTTGGTACAGCAAAAATCAATGTCAACACTGAAAACCAAATTGCTTCTGCAAAAGCAGTTCGCGAAACACTTGCTGCAAAAACAGAAGAGTATGATCCACGTAAATATCTTGGACCAGCTCGTGACGCAATTAAAGCGACTGTTATCGGCAAAATGCGCGAATTTGGTTCTTCTAACCAAGCATAATTTGATGAGAACCGAGAGCCGCCTGAGTCACAGGCGGTTTTCTCCATATCTTGAGAAAGCGCAAACAAATTTACATGTCAGACAATTTATTGATAGGAGAGTGGCACTGTTATGTTATTTTTCGTAGACACAGCTAATATTGCAGATATCAAAGAGGCACATGAACTTGGTATTTTAGCAGGTGTAACAACAAACCCTAGTTTAGTAGCGAAAGAAAAGGGCGTCTCATTCCATGATCGTCTCCGTGAAATCACTGATGTGGTTTCAGGTTCTGTCAGCGCTGAAGTCATATCCTTAAAAGCAGAGGAAATGATTGAAGAAGGTAAAGAGCTTGCTGCCATTGCCCCAAACATTACAGTCAAAATTCCAATGACAACGGACGGTCTTAAGGCAGTCAAAGCCTTAACGGATCTTGGCATTAAAACGAACGTTACCTTGATCTTTAATGCGAATCAGGCATTGCTTGCAGCTAGAGCTGGTGCGACATACGTTTCTCCATTCCTTGGTCGTTTAGATGACATTGGTCACAATGGTCTTGATCTCATTAGCGAAGTGAAAACCATCTTTGATGTTCATGGATTAGATACACAAATTATTGCTGCATCCATTCGTCACCCACAGCATGTGACAGAAGCCGCTTTAAGAGGTGCTCATATTGGCACAATGCCACTGAAAGTCATTAAGCAACTGACAAAACACCCGTTAACGGATGCAGGCATTGAACAATTTTTAGCAGATTGGAATAAATAAGTGATTGTGGCAGGCGGAAAAAGTCTTCCGTTTGCCGCAGTTTCTTGCGAAAACGCTAAGAAATGTTTTGTGCAAAGAAGAGAACATCACAGCCTCGCAAAGCTTCGATTATTTTTCTTCCGACAAATTTCGTTTAACCTGTATTCTTTCTTTAGATATTGGCTAAATTTTGGACAAGACCTTTTTAAGCGCGACATCCACAATCAATATAACTCCAACAGTGATCTTCTTTAAGAAGGGAGATAAATATGGAAAAGTTAAACATTGCCGGCGGTGATCCCCTTCGCGGAACCGTACATATTAGTGGTGCAAAAAATAGTGCTGTTGCACTGATTCCTGCCACGATTCTCGCTGATTCCCCAGTCACAATTGAGGGCCTTCCGCATATTTCAGATATTTACACATTAAGAGATCTTTTAGAAGAAATCGGTGGGAAGGTCATATTTGAAAAGGGGGAAATGGTTGTCAATCCTGCAAATATGATTAGCATGCCGCTTCCAAATGGGAAAGTGAAAAAACTGCGTGCGTCCTATTATTTAATGGGTGCTATGCTTGGCAGGTTCAAACAAGCTGTCATTGGTTTGCCAGGAGGATGTCATCTAGGACCTAGGCCGATTGATCAGCATATCAAAGGCTTTGAAGCACTTGGGGCAGAAGTGACAAACGAGCAGGGTGCAATTTATTTACGTGCCGAAAAATTAGTCGGAGCCCGCATTTATCTTGATGTTGTCAGTGTAGGTGCGACCATCAATATTATGCTTGCTGCCGTGCTGGCTGAAGGAAAAACAGTCATAGAAAATGCCGCAAAGGAGCCTGAAATCATTGATGTGGCTACACTACTTGCAAGCATGGGAGCAAAAATCAAAGGGGCGGGTACAGATGTCATTCGTATTGAGGGTGTAGAATCTCTACACGGCTGCAAACATTCAATCATCCCTGACCGCATTGAAGCAGGTACATTTTTAATTGCTGGTGCTGCGATGGGGGATGAAGTTGTACTTGATAATGTCATACCAACTCATTTAGAATCAATTACGGCGAAACTTAGAGAGATGGGGTTCATAATTGAAACGAGCAACGATCAGATGCTGATTGTTGGGAAAAATGAAGGACTCAAGCCTGTCGATATCAAAACCCTTGTGTATCCAGGCTTTCCGACTGACCTCCAACAGCCGATGACGGCACTGTTAACAAAAGCGAAAGGCACAAGTGTGGTCACAGATACGATCTACTCTGCCCGTTTTAAGCACATTGACGAATTGCGCCGAATGGGTGCAAACATGAAAGTTGAGGGGAGATCTGCCATTATCACAGGACAAACACAGCTTCAAGGTGCAAAAGTAAAAGCGAGTGATTTGAGAGCGGGTGCTTGTCTAGTGGTTGCAGGATTAATGGCAGACGGTGTGACTGAAATCACAGGGCTTGAACATATTGACAGAGGATATAGTATGCTTGAGGAGAAGCTTGAAGGCTTGGGTGCAACCATCTGGCGTGAAAAGCTGAATGACCGAGAAATAGAAGAACTTCAAAATTCATAAGGCTTTGACTGTGAGAGGAGATTTGGACAAAAATGGAAAGAAGTTTATCAATGGAACTAGTACGGGTGACAGAAGCAGCCGCGTTGAAATCTGCCCGCTGGATGGGAAGAGGGAAGAAAGACGAAGCGGATGACGCTGCAACTAGTGCGATGCGTGATGTATTTGACACAATTCCAATGAAGGGAACAGTCGTCATCGGCGAGGGAGAAATGGACGAAGCACCAATGCTTTATATCGGGGAAAAGCTTGGGAACGGATATGGACCTCGCGTTGACGTAGCCGTTGACCCACTGGAAGGAACAAATATTGTGGCAAGCGGCGGCTGGAATGCATTAGCTGTTATCGCTGTTGCTGATCATGGCAACTTGCTGAATGCACCTGATATGTACATGGATAAAATCGCAGTTGGTCCAGAAGCGGTAGGCTGTATCGATATTGAAGCACCTGTCATTGATAATCTTCGCGCTGTTGCAAAAGCGAAAAACAAAGATATTGAAGATGTTGTTGCAACGATTCTAAACAGAGATCGACACGAGAAAATTATTGCAGAGCTGAGAGAAGCAGGAGCAAGAATTAAACTGATCGACGATGGTGACGTTGCAGGTGCTATTAATACAGCATTTGATCATACAGGTGTTGATATTCTATTTGGTTCAGGTGGAGCGCCAGAGGGTGTCCTTTCTGCTGTTGCATTAAAGGCACTTGGTGGTGAAATTCATGGTAAGCTTCTTCCTCAAAGTGAAGAAGAGATGAGACGCTGTGAGAAAATGGGTCTAGATGTTGGAAAAGTTTTACGAATGGAAGATCTCGTAAAAGGGGATGACGCCATTTTTGCAGCTACCGGAGTGACAGATGGCGAGTTATTAAAAGGTGTACAATTTAAAGGGTCTGTTGGAACAACGCACAGTGTTGTCATGCGTGCGAAATCGGGTACTGTTCGATTCGTAGATGGCAGACACAGCTTAAAGAAAAAACCGAATCTTGTCATTCGTCCGTAAGAAAGCGGGTATCATTACCCGCTTTTCTATAGGTGTCAAATAAATATCATTTTCCTTTTAAAGTTGAATATTCTCTGCAAATGAGGTAAAACTAAAGAGTGCTGCGAAATTTTCTGCGAATTTACTTCTTTTAAGCTTCAACAAGTTTAAATACTGCCGCATCATGAGATATACTCATTACCCTTCTCTATGTTGACAAAGCTCTATTTCACATTGTTCCTATCTTCACGATATAACGAGTGGGAGCGTTACCATAAGAGCGAGGTCATTCCAACAAAAAGCGGAATTAAAAAGGCTAATCAAATACAATGTTCATGGATTTTGTAAAGAAATACATTGACTAGAAAAGTGTGGTGTCCATTTTGAAAGATGTGTCGATTTCATCTTTGGAAAATATGAAATTAAAAGAGCTGTATGAGCTAGCAAAACGGTATAAAATCTCTTATTACAGCAAACTAACAAAAAAAGAATTGATATTTGCCATTTTAAAGGCAAATGCTGAACAAGAGGATCTCTTATTTATGGAAGGGGTTCTTGAAATTATTCAGTCTGAAGGGTTTGGCTTTTTAAGACCGATTAACTACTCCCCAAGTTCTGAAGATATTTATATTTCTGCTTCACAAATCAGACGCTTTGATTTGCGAAATGGAGATAAGGTTTCTGGAAAGGTACGCCCTCCAAAAGAGAATGAACGCTACTATGGACTTCTTCATGTTGAAGCGGTAAATGGGGACGACCCAGAATCAGCTAAGGAACGTGTTCACTTTCCTGCACTCACACCGCTATTCCCAGATCGCCAAATGGTTCTTGAAACACAGCCTAATCACCTGTCCACTAGAATTATGGATATGATGGCGCCGGTTGGGTTTGGACAGCGCGGGTTAATCGTGGCGCCGCCGAAGGCAGGGAAAACCATTTTGCTTAAAGAAATTGCAAACAGCATTTCAGAAAATCACCCTGAGGCAGAATTGATTGTCCTTCTAATTGACGAACGCCCTGAGGAAGTAACAGATATCGAACGTTCTGTTGCAGGGGATGTTGTTAGCTCAACCTTTGACGAAGTACCGGAAAACCACATTAAAGTAGCAGAGCTTGTATTAGAGCGTGCGATGCGTCTTGTTGAGCATAAAAAAGACGTCATTATTTTAATGGACAGCATTACAAGGCTCGCTCGTGCATATAACCTTGTCATTCCACCAAGCGGAAGAACGCTTTCTGGCGGGATTGATCCGGCTGCTTTCCATCGTCCAAAACGTTTCTTTGGTGCTGCGCGTAACATCGAGGAAGGCGGAAGCTTGACCATTTTGGCAACAGCACTTGTTGAAACAGGATCACGTATGGATGATGTGATCTATGAGGAGTTTAAAGGAACGGGGAACATGGAACTCCATCTGGACCGCTCTCTTGCGGAAAGAAGAATTTTCCCTGCCATTGATATTCGCCGTTCTGGTACAAGAAAAGAAGAGCTGCTTGTTCCAAAAGAGCATCTTGATCGTCTATGGGCCATGAGAAAATCCATGTCTGATACACCTGACTTCGTTGAAAAATTCATGCGTAAAATGAAAAAAACGAAGACAAACCAAGAATTTTTTGATATCTTAACGCAAGAATGGAAACAAGCAAATATGTCTGCAACTAGAAGATAGATTCTTGAAAAAAAACCATTTGCAATCATAGACTCACACTGTTATAATTTTATCATGTGCGTTTCAGATTTATTCTGAGATAATAACTCTGTTTCCGAATTGGATTCAGGGCGGAAGGAGATGACAGTAGATGAAAACAGGAATTCATCCTAACTACAAAAAAGCTACAGTCAAATGCGCTTGTGGAAATGAGTTTGAAACTGGATCAGTAAAAGAAGAGGTACGCATCGAGATTTGCTCTGAGTGCCATCCTTTCTATACAGGCCGTCAAAAATTCGCTTCTGCTGATGGACGTGTTGACCGCTTTAATAAAAAATACGGTCTTAAGTAATAATAGATACAATAAACAGGCAGGAATCCGTTCTTGCCTGTTTTTTTACGTGGATTGATGGAATTTTATAATGGGGGAGAAGACCTTATGTATGTGATGAAACAAAGCGGTTGGCTTGAAGTCATCTGTGGTAGTATGTTTTCTGGAAAGTCGGAGGAATTGATTCGGAGAGCTAAAAGAGCCGTCTTTGCCAAACAAGAAGTTAAAATATTCAAACCAATGATTGATAACCGATATAGCACAAGTTCCGTTGTGTCACATAACGGTTCTTCAGTAGATGCAATTGCAGTTGCCTCACCAAAAGACATCATAACGCACATATCAGAAAAAACCGATGTCATTGGCATAGATGAGGTGCAATTTTTTGATGAGACAATCATTGACATTGTCACTCAATTGGCTGATAAAGGCTACCGAGTCATTGTTGCAGGCCTTGATCAAGACTTCAGAGGAGAGCCATTTGGTGTTGTTCCGCATTTAATGGCATGTGCAGAGCTTGTGACAAAACTTCAAGCAGTTTGTTCGGTATGCGGCTCCCCAGCGAGTAGAACACAACGCTTGATCGACGGTAAACCCGCATCCTATGATGATCCCATCATTCTAGTAGGTGCGCAGGAATCATATGAAGCACGATGCAGACATCACCATGAAGTACCAAGACTTGATGTTGGTACAACACTTGACAATTAAAAAAAAATGCCGCTGTGTTTTGTTTTTCGTGTTTTTGGCTTAACACCCATCATTTTTACTTAAATAAATTAAATAACGATATGAAAAAATTATCTAATTTTCAAAGCTTGCGTTTTAACATAAGCAGGCATAAAATGACTAACTGTAGTGTAAAGCATTTAAACGAAAAGTTCGATTTCTTGTCATAATTTTTTTGATGAAGGATTTTTCTCCTTAATCGTTCTTTGGATTAATAGTTAACCTTATTTATATTTTAGAAAGAGGGTAGTTTTGATGAACAACGTGAAGAAAACAAAAGAAGGTTACCTCGAAACCACTTTAACAGGTAAAGATGTATTATCAATTCCAACGTTGAACAAAGGTGTTGCTTTTTCAGAAGAAGAAAGACAAGAACTCGGACTAGAAGGCTTGCTTCCTCCAACTGTACTTACTTTAGAACAACAAGCAGAAAGAGCATATAAGCAATTTCTTGCTCAGCCAGACCGTCTACGTCAAAACGTATACTTAAGCGATTTACAAAACCGCAATGAAGTCTTGTTTTACAAACTGTTAACAGACAAGCTTCGCGAAATGCTGCCTGTTGTATACACACCAACTGTTGGTGAAGCGATTCAAGAATACAGCCATGAATACAGAAGACCTCATGGTGTCTATCTTTCAATCGACAACATTGATGGCATTGAGAAAGCATTTGAAAACTTACATGCAACAGCTGGCGATATCGACCTTATCGTTGCAACTGACTCTGAGAGCATTCTAGGAATTGGTGACTGGGGTGTTGGTGGTATAAACATTGCAATCGGTAAATTAGCGGTTTACACTGCAGCAGCAGGTATTGACCCAAGCCGTGTAATTCCGGTCGTATTAGATGTTGGAACAAACAACGAGAAATTATTGAATGATCCATTATACATCGGAAATCACCACAAACGAGTACAAGGTGAAAAGTACGAAGAATTTATTGATGCTTATGTGAAAACAGCACTCAAATTCTTCCCGAAAGCATTGCTACACTGGGAAGATCTTGGTAACAAAAATGCACGTAACATCATGAAAAAATACAACGATAACATCTTGACATTTAACGATGATATTCAAGGTACTGGTGCCATTACTTTAGCGGGAGTTCTTGCAGCTGTCAAGAAAACTGGTACACAATTGAAAGATCACCGTATTGTGATCTTCGGAGCAGGTTCAGCTGGTATCGGAATCGCAGATCAAATGCGTGACAAAATGGTACTTGAAGGTCTTACTGAAGAAGAAGCGAACAATGCATTCTGGACATTAGATTACAGAGGACTATTAACAGATCAATTTGAAGATGAAGTGCTTGATTTCCAAAAACCATATCTTCGTTCATCTGACGAAGTAGATGGCTGGGCACGTGACGAAAAAGGACAAATTTCCTTTGCAGAAACAGTTCGCCAAGTGAAGCCGACAATTTTAATCGGTACGTCAGGTCAAGGTGGAGCTTTCACAGAAGAGATCATCAAAGAAATGGCAGCTCATACAGAGCGTCCTGTTATTATGCCAATGTCTAACCCAACACCACTTGCTGAGGCAGTGCCAGAGGATATATTCAAATGGACAGACGGTCGTGCACTTGTTGCAACAGGTAGCCCATTTGAAAACGTTGTATACAACGGAATCGAACATGAAATTGGACAATCAAACAATGCGTTTGTCTTCCCAGGTCTTGGTCTTGGTTCAATCGTAACGGAGTCAAAAATCATCACAAAAGGAATGTTTGTGGCTTCTGCAAATGCAATTGCGGAAATGGTTGATTATGATCATCCAGGTGCTGGTCTACTGCCAAGTATTGATAAATTACAAGAAGTTTCAATTCAAGTTGCGATTGCTGTAGCTAAAGCAGCGATCGAAGATGGGGTAGCAAGAAAGACTCCAGATAATATCGAACAAGCTGTAAAAGATGCAATGTGGATTCCTGAATATAAGAAAATTGTAAGAGCATAATAAGGTAAGTGTGCGGTATTGTTTAGAATACCTAAACAATACCGCTATCAAAAGAAACATGTAAAGAGGATTTAAGGAGGAAAAGTAAGATGGACTTTTTAAATATTTTGGTCCTCCTAGCACCGATTTTTTTCGTTATCGCGCTGGGTTGGTTCGCAGGGCACTTCGGCAGCTATGACGTTAAATCTGCAAAAGGTGTAAGCACACTTGTGACAAAGTATGCTTTGCCAGCGCACTTTATCGCCAGCATTCTGTCTACCCCAAAAGATAAATTCTATAGTCAAATCCCATTTTTCGTTGCACTCATTTTAGGGATTCTCGGTTTTTATGTCATTATCCTATTTGTTACAAAGTTTGTTTTTAAATATGATTTAACAGATTCTTCTATATTCTCATTAAACTCAGCTCAACCGACCTTTGCATTCATGGGGATTCCGGTCTTAGGCAGTATATTTGGGGCTCAAGAAGTTGCAATTCCTATTGCGATTACCGGAATAGTTGTAAATGCATTGCTTGATCCAATTGCGATTATTGTTTCAACTGTCGGTGAAAAAACAAAAGGTAAAGTCAAAGAGGGCGAAAGCTTCTTAAAGATGACAACAAAGGCCATTTTGCACGGTTTGTCAGAGCCGCTAGCACTCGCGCCGCTTGTAAGTATCATTCTTGTTCTTCTAGGATTTAAACTTCCTGAAATTGGACATGACATGTTAGAAGAAATCGGAAGCGTTACATCAGGGGTTGCGCTATTTGCAGTCGGTGTTACTGTTGGTATCCGTAAGATTAAATTAAGCCTACCAGCATTTAGTATCGCATTGCTAAAAGTAGCTGTACAACCTATACTTATGTATTTTATCGCCATTCTTCTAGGTCTTTCAGCTGATGAAATCACAAAAGCTGTATTACTTGTTGCCTTCCCTGGTTCAGCAGTTGCGGCCATGATTGCTACAAGATTTGAAAAGCAGGAAGCAGAAACTGCATCCGCGTTTGTAATTAGTGCGATCTTGTCATTGATTACCTTACCAATTATTATTGCCCTGACCGTATAATAAAGTAGAAAGGCTGCCTGTTTTAGGCAGCCTTTCTTAGCGAAATGATTGAAAGAGAGGGAAAAGCACACGTTTCTTTTTGATCTCAGAGTGTGCGGTTTCCTTTTCTTCTTTTACTTTGGATAGTTGTTTGAGTGAAGTAGTCAGGTGTTCGAGCCGTGCAGTTAAATCTTCAATTTCCCTTCGATGCTGTAATAGCTGATAAGAGACACCCTCATCGGCTTTTTTCGCAAGCTTCCGCTCAAGCTCGTTTAAACGATGTTCAAAAGCATTGGCGTGTGATGGCTGTTGAAGCAGTTGTTTTACTTGCTGTTCTAGTGCTTCAACTCTTTGTGTATAAATTTTAGATTCTGCGGCAGGTGCGAGCTGATGGGCCGTCTCTTCATCAATTGGTAGTCTAATCTCTTGCAGAAGCACACCATCACTTAGTTGCTGTTTAACTTGCTTGAGCAGCATCACATTGTCTTCAGAGAATTCATAATGCCCAAGTTCGTTCCGGGCGACAGGGATATGGAGTTGTTTGACCCAGCGCTGAATCGTTTTTGAAGAGACACCAATTTCCTTTGCAACCTCATTTGTATTCAAACCAAAAGCCCTCCCTTTTTTCGATTATAAGTATCATTCTCTTGAGAGAGGACTCGCTCCTTCACCTTAGACAAAACAAGTAACCATTCGCCAAAGAAAGTGGTTTTTAGTGAAAAATTGATATTTTTTTGACTGTCATATCCCGCTATACTATAATTAGACTGTTACGCACAAAACAGAGGTGAAGACCATGTTAGACCGTTTAAAATCAATTGAAGAACGCTATGAAAAGCTAAATGAATATTTAAGTGATCCTGAAGTGGTGAACGACCCTAAGAAGCTTCGAGAATATTCAAAGGAACAATCTGATATTCAAGAAACTGTTGAGGTATATAGACGATATCGTGAGGCGTATGAACAGCTAAGTGATGCGAAAGCTATGTTAGAAGAGAAGCTGGATGCCGACATGCGCGACATGGTCAAGGAAGAAATTTCAGAGCTCACTGAAGAAACAGAACGTTTGGAAGACAAGCTGAAAATTTTGTTGATCCCGAAAGACCCAAATGACGATAAAAACGTTATTGTAGAGATTCGTGGTGCAGCGGGCGGAGAAGAGGCTGCTCTTTTTGCAGTAAACCTTTACCGTATGTACAGTCGATATGCTGAAATGCAAGGCTGGAAAACCGAAGTTATGGAAACAAGTGTAACTGGCACAGGTGGATATAAAGAAATCATTTTCATGATCAACGGGAAAGGCGCTTATTCCAAATTGAAATTTGAAAATGGCGCACACCGCGTGCAGCGTGTTCCTGAAACAGAATCAGGCGGCCGTATTCATACATCGACTGCAACAGTTGCTGTTTTACCTGAGGCAGAGGAAGTAGAAGTTGATATCCATGAAAAAGATATTCGTGTAGATACGTTCGCATCAAGCGGGCCTGGCGGACAAAGTGTTAATACCACAATGTCAGCTGTTCGATTAACTCACCTTCCAACAGGTGTCGTTGTTTCCTGTCAAGATGAGAAATCGCAAATCAAAAACAAAGAGAAAGCAATGAAAGTGTTATGTGCTAGAATTTACGATAAATTCCAGCGTGAAGCACAAGCTGAATATGATCAAACACGTAAATCTGCTGTCGGAACA includes the following:
- the malS gene encoding oxaloacetate-decarboxylating malate dehydrogenase encodes the protein MNNVKKTKEGYLETTLTGKDVLSIPTLNKGVAFSEEERQELGLEGLLPPTVLTLEQQAERAYKQFLAQPDRLRQNVYLSDLQNRNEVLFYKLLTDKLREMLPVVYTPTVGEAIQEYSHEYRRPHGVYLSIDNIDGIEKAFENLHATAGDIDLIVATDSESILGIGDWGVGGINIAIGKLAVYTAAAGIDPSRVIPVVLDVGTNNEKLLNDPLYIGNHHKRVQGEKYEEFIDAYVKTALKFFPKALLHWEDLGNKNARNIMKKYNDNILTFNDDIQGTGAITLAGVLAAVKKTGTQLKDHRIVIFGAGSAGIGIADQMRDKMVLEGLTEEEANNAFWTLDYRGLLTDQFEDEVLDFQKPYLRSSDEVDGWARDEKGQISFAETVRQVKPTILIGTSGQGGAFTEEIIKEMAAHTERPVIMPMSNPTPLAEAVPEDIFKWTDGRALVATGSPFENVVYNGIEHEIGQSNNAFVFPGLGLGSIVTESKIITKGMFVASANAIAEMVDYDHPGAGLLPSIDKLQEVSIQVAIAVAKAAIEDGVARKTPDNIEQAVKDAMWIPEYKKIVRA
- a CDS encoding class II fructose-bisphosphate aldolase, which encodes MPLVSMTEMLKDAKEKGYAVGQFNLNNLEFTQAILQAAEAEKSPVILGVSEGAGRYMGGFKTVVAMVKALIEEYNVTVPVAIHLDHGSSFESCAKAIHAGFTSVMIDASHHPFEENVEITAKVVELAHIHGVSVEAELGTVGGQEDDVIADGVIYADPKECQELVERTGIDCLAPALGSVHGPYKGEPNLGFAEMEEIGKTTGLPLVLHGGTGIPTADIKRAISLGTAKINVNTENQIASAKAVRETLAAKTEEYDPRKYLGPARDAIKATVIGKMREFGSSNQA
- a CDS encoding thymidine kinase is translated as MYVMKQSGWLEVICGSMFSGKSEELIRRAKRAVFAKQEVKIFKPMIDNRYSTSSVVSHNGSSVDAIAVASPKDIITHISEKTDVIGIDEVQFFDETIIDIVTQLADKGYRVIVAGLDQDFRGEPFGVVPHLMACAELVTKLQAVCSVCGSPASRTQRLIDGKPASYDDPIILVGAQESYEARCRHHHEVPRLDVGTTLDN
- a CDS encoding AEC family transporter, with the translated sequence MDFLNILVLLAPIFFVIALGWFAGHFGSYDVKSAKGVSTLVTKYALPAHFIASILSTPKDKFYSQIPFFVALILGILGFYVIILFVTKFVFKYDLTDSSIFSLNSAQPTFAFMGIPVLGSIFGAQEVAIPIAITGIVVNALLDPIAIIVSTVGEKTKGKVKEGESFLKMTTKAILHGLSEPLALAPLVSIILVLLGFKLPEIGHDMLEEIGSVTSGVALFAVGVTVGIRKIKLSLPAFSIALLKVAVQPILMYFIAILLGLSADEITKAVLLVAFPGSAVAAMIATRFEKQEAETASAFVISAILSLITLPIIIALTV
- the rho gene encoding transcription termination factor Rho; the protein is MKDVSISSLENMKLKELYELAKRYKISYYSKLTKKELIFAILKANAEQEDLLFMEGVLEIIQSEGFGFLRPINYSPSSEDIYISASQIRRFDLRNGDKVSGKVRPPKENERYYGLLHVEAVNGDDPESAKERVHFPALTPLFPDRQMVLETQPNHLSTRIMDMMAPVGFGQRGLIVAPPKAGKTILLKEIANSISENHPEAELIVLLIDERPEEVTDIERSVAGDVVSSTFDEVPENHIKVAELVLERAMRLVEHKKDVIILMDSITRLARAYNLVIPPSGRTLSGGIDPAAFHRPKRFFGAARNIEEGGSLTILATALVETGSRMDDVIYEEFKGTGNMELHLDRSLAERRIFPAIDIRRSGTRKEELLVPKEHLDRLWAMRKSMSDTPDFVEKFMRKMKKTKTNQEFFDILTQEWKQANMSATRR
- the fsa gene encoding fructose-6-phosphate aldolase, producing the protein MLFFVDTANIADIKEAHELGILAGVTTNPSLVAKEKGVSFHDRLREITDVVSGSVSAEVISLKAEEMIEEGKELAAIAPNITVKIPMTTDGLKAVKALTDLGIKTNVTLIFNANQALLAARAGATYVSPFLGRLDDIGHNGLDLISEVKTIFDVHGLDTQIIAASIRHPQHVTEAALRGAHIGTMPLKVIKQLTKHPLTDAGIEQFLADWNK
- the rpmE gene encoding 50S ribosomal protein L31, with protein sequence MKTGIHPNYKKATVKCACGNEFETGSVKEEVRIEICSECHPFYTGRQKFASADGRVDRFNKKYGLK
- a CDS encoding response regulator; amino-acid sequence: MNEKILIVDDQYGIRILLNEVFHKEGYQTFQAANGLQALDIVKNHRPNLVLLDMKIPGMDGIEILKRMKLIDEDIRVIIMTAYGELDMIQESKELGALTHFAKPFDIDEIRDAVKEYLPLETNG
- a CDS encoding UDP-N-acetylglucosamine 1-carboxyvinyltransferase; translation: MEKLNIAGGDPLRGTVHISGAKNSAVALIPATILADSPVTIEGLPHISDIYTLRDLLEEIGGKVIFEKGEMVVNPANMISMPLPNGKVKKLRASYYLMGAMLGRFKQAVIGLPGGCHLGPRPIDQHIKGFEALGAEVTNEQGAIYLRAEKLVGARIYLDVVSVGATINIMLAAVLAEGKTVIENAAKEPEIIDVATLLASMGAKIKGAGTDVIRIEGVESLHGCKHSIIPDRIEAGTFLIAGAAMGDEVVLDNVIPTHLESITAKLREMGFIIETSNDQMLIVGKNEGLKPVDIKTLVYPGFPTDLQQPMTALLTKAKGTSVVTDTIYSARFKHIDELRRMGANMKVEGRSAIITGQTQLQGAKVKASDLRAGACLVVAGLMADGVTEITGLEHIDRGYSMLEEKLEGLGATIWREKLNDREIEELQNS
- the glpX gene encoding class II fructose-bisphosphatase; this encodes MERSLSMELVRVTEAAALKSARWMGRGKKDEADDAATSAMRDVFDTIPMKGTVVIGEGEMDEAPMLYIGEKLGNGYGPRVDVAVDPLEGTNIVASGGWNALAVIAVADHGNLLNAPDMYMDKIAVGPEAVGCIDIEAPVIDNLRAVAKAKNKDIEDVVATILNRDRHEKIIAELREAGARIKLIDDGDVAGAINTAFDHTGVDILFGSGGAPEGVLSAVALKALGGEIHGKLLPQSEEEMRRCEKMGLDVGKVLRMEDLVKGDDAIFAATGVTDGELLKGVQFKGSVGTTHSVVMRAKSGTVRFVDGRHSLKKKPNLVIRP